A genomic segment from Diospyros lotus cultivar Yz01 chromosome 5, ASM1463336v1, whole genome shotgun sequence encodes:
- the LOC127801239 gene encoding superoxide dismutase [Cu-Zn] 2-like isoform X2 has translation MGKAVAVLCSNEGVTGTIYFAQEGDGPTTVTGNISGLKPGLHGFHVHALGDTTNGCMSTGPHFNPYDKEHGAPEDENRHAGDLGNVAAGADGTAGVAVIDKQIPLAGPNSIIGRAVVVHVDPDDLGRGVIGLQE, from the exons ATGGGGAAGGCTGTTGCTGTCCTTTGCAGTAATGAAGGGGTGACTGGAACCATCTACTTTGCCCAAGAAGGAGATG GGCCAACTACTGTCACTGGAAACATTTCTGGTCTTAAGCCTGGGCTGCATGGTTTTCACGTCCATGCCCTTGGTGATACGACAAATGGCTGCATGTCAACTG GACCACATTTCAATCCCTATGACAAAGAACATGGTGCTCCCGAAGATGAAAATCGCCATGCTGGTGATTTGGGTAACGTGGCAGCTGGTGCTGATG GTACTGCTGGTGTTGCAGTTATTGACAAGCAG ATTCCTCTTGCTGGACCAAATTCCATTATTGGAAGGGCTGTTGTTGTCCATGTGGATCCTGATGATCTTGGCAGGG GTGTTATAGGCCTGCAAGAATAA
- the LOC127801239 gene encoding superoxide dismutase [Cu-Zn] 4A-like isoform X1: MGKAVAVLCSNEGVTGTIYFAQEGDGPTTVTGNISGLKPGLHGFHVHALGDTTNGCMSTGPHFNPYDKEHGAPEDENRHAGDLGNVAAGADGTAGVAVIDKQIPLAGPNSIIGRAVVVHVDPDDLGRGGHELSKSTGNAGGRVACGVIGLQE, encoded by the exons ATGGGGAAGGCTGTTGCTGTCCTTTGCAGTAATGAAGGGGTGACTGGAACCATCTACTTTGCCCAAGAAGGAGATG GGCCAACTACTGTCACTGGAAACATTTCTGGTCTTAAGCCTGGGCTGCATGGTTTTCACGTCCATGCCCTTGGTGATACGACAAATGGCTGCATGTCAACTG GACCACATTTCAATCCCTATGACAAAGAACATGGTGCTCCCGAAGATGAAAATCGCCATGCTGGTGATTTGGGTAACGTGGCAGCTGGTGCTGATG GTACTGCTGGTGTTGCAGTTATTGACAAGCAG ATTCCTCTTGCTGGACCAAATTCCATTATTGGAAGGGCTGTTGTTGTCCATGTGGATCCTGATGATCTTGGCAGGG GTGGACATGAGTTAAGCAAAAGCACTGGCAATGCTGGTGGCAGGGTTGCCTGTG GTGTTATAGGCCTGCAAGAATAA